The nucleotide sequence TTGCGAGCAGAGTGGTGGTAAGCATATCATCAGCGATGCCGTTTGCCAGTTTTCCAATAACATTTGCCGTCGCAGGAGCAATCATGACAAGATCAGCCCAATCTGCAAGATCAATATGGCTTACAACGGCAGGTTCTTTCTCTTCAAACGTATCTGTATAAACTTCTTGCCGTGTCAGCGTTTGAAAGGTAAGTGGTGTAATGAATTTTTGAGCAGATTGAGTCAAGATTACTTTTACTTCATATCCGCTTTGATATAATCTGCTTGCAACAGTAGCTGCCTTGTATGCAGCAATTCCGCCTGATACGGCAAGCAATATTTTTTTCTTTTCCATAATAAACCCCTTCCGCCGCTCTTATCTTATACATTCCACATCTATTTTACAGCATTACTATGTAATTAAAAAATTTAATGAAACATGTTCTAAACAAAAAAATAACAACCTTTTGTCAAGGTTGTATATTTTTTCGCTGTTCTATTAATCTTCAGGTGTTTCTCCAACTTTTGTTAATATGCCAGACTGAATTTCCTCAAGAGCTTTTCCAACAAACTTGTGTGATACTGGCTTTGTGATCTGCTGATTGTCATACTGCTGGATTTCTCTAGCACGCTTAGAACTAAGTGTTACTAGGGAATATTTTGAATCTATTTTTTCCATAAGAGAGTCGATGGATGGATATAGCATTATTGGTCATCTCCTAAAATTTTTTCGTATTTTGGACGAACTCTGTCCACTCGGCAATGTTCAGTAGTAATGATCGCTTTAATTCGATTACAAGCTGAGTCAATCTCATCATTCACAACGGAATAATCATAGTGTCTCATGAGTTCAATTTCTTCTTTGGCAACAGACATACGATTGTTGATCAAATCTTCTGTTTCTGTGCCGCGACCAACAATACGACTTCTTAATTCATCCAGACTTGGAGGTGTTAAAAAGATAAACACTCCTTCTGGAAAAATGTTTTTAACTTGAAGTGCACCTTGAACTTCAATCTCTAAAATAACATCTTTGCCTTCATCAAGCGTTTGGTTCACATATTCAATCGGTGTCCCATAATAGTTGCCAACATATTCTGCCCACTCGAGCAGCTCTTTATTTTCGATCATATTTAGGAACTCTTCTTTTGATTTAAAGAAGTATTCTACCCCATGCCGTTCGCCTTCACGCGGCTTTCTCGTCGTGGCTGAAACGGAGTATTGAATGTCCAGCTTTTGTTCTCGCAGCGCTTTACATACAGTTCCTTTTCCAACACCAGACGGACCGGAAAGTACAAACAGAATGCCTCTTTCTTTTTCCATAAAAACCTCCACAACCTAACTTTCTTCTGAGCCCTCATCAACTGACATCAGTCTGTGAGCTACAGTTTCTGGCTGTACAGCTGACAAGATGACATGATCACTGTCAGTCACTACAACCGCTCTCGTTCTGCGGCCATATGTAGCATCAATCAGCATGTTCTTTTCTCGCGCAACCGTGATTAATCGTTTGATCGGTGCAGATTCAGGACTGACTACCGCAATAATCCGGTGAGCAGCAACAATATTTCCGTACCCAATATTAATTAATTTCATCTCTAAACGCCCCTAACCTGCTACTATTCTAGCCAAATGGAATAACGGGTCATACGCTAGTAGTACGATATTGTGAAAAACTGTACACATGTTCTTATATTTTAGCACATAAATCCTGAAATCTAAACAAATTTCCCTTTTTTTAAGGAAATAACGTGAAAACTTGAATTCTGAACCCTGTAGCTTGAAAAAATGTTTGTAGATTCGTTGAACCTTGAGAATCGCTCATAAAAGTCTGGAATCGCTCATAAAAGTCTGGAATCGCTCATAAAAGTCTGGAATCGCTCATAAAAGTCTGGAATCGCTCATAAAAGTCTGGAATCGCTCATAAAAGTCTGGAATCGCTCATAAAAGTCTGGAATCGCTCATAAAAGTCTGGAATCGCTCATAAAAGTCTGGAATCGCTCATAAAAGTCTGGAATCGCTCATAAAAGTCTGGAATCGCTCATAAAAGTCTGGAATCGCTCATAAAAGTCTGGAATCGCTCATAAAAGTCTGGAATCGCTCATAAAAGTCTGGAATCGCTCATAAAAGTCTGGAATCGCTCATAAAAGTCTGGAATCGCTCATAAAAGTCTGGAATCGCTCATAAAAGTCTGGAATCGCTCATAAAAGTCTGGAATCGCTCATAAAAGTCTGGAATCGCTCATAAAAGTCTGGAATCGCTCATAAAAGTCTGGAATCGCTCATAAAAGTCTGGAATCGCTCATAAAAGTCTGGAATCGCTCGTCCAGCGTGCTTGCCAGCCGCTGGACGAGCACCGATGTTGCCAAATTTAGCATAAAACAAACGAAGCTGGCTCCCGTTCACGAGAGCCAGCTTATATTTTATCGTGCTTCTCTTTTAAACAACTGAAAACCTGCCAATGCAAATGTTGGAATGGACGCCATGCCCATGACGAGCAGCCATTGTCTCACAGAAAGCGGGACAGTATGGAATATGTCTTGCAATGGCTCTACATACATAACAACAAGCAGTAAAAGAATGGATGAAATGACCGCTAGTACCAGATATCCGTTTTGGAACGGATTTCTATGGAAAACGGAACGTTCACTTCGGCAATCGAATACGTGTATCAATTGCGCCATAACTAACGTGGCAAATGCGACGGACTGTGCGACGATTAGTTGATCTGGATTTTCTTTTAACGTCACCCAAAACGCTAAAATGGTGGCAGCCCCTATTAAAAATCCACGAGAAACGATTTTCCAGCCAAGCCCTCTTGAGAAGACTCCTTCTTTTGCTTGTCTTGGCTTTCTTCTCATAACATCTTCTTCAGCCTGATCGACACCGAGGGCCATGGCAGGTAATCCGTCTGTTACTAAGTTTACCCATAGAATTTGGATTGGCACTAATGGCAATGGCAATCCCATAATCATCGCAAACAGCATGACTAGAATTTCGCCGACATTGGATGCAAGAAGATAACGAATAAACTTTCTGATGTTTTCATAGATATTTCTTCCTTCTTCTATCGCAGAGCGAATCGTAGCAAAGTTGTCGTCTCCGAGAACGAGGGAGGATGCTTCTTTGGCAACATCTGTTCCTGTTACTCCCATCGCAATACCGATATTAGCTGACTTTATCGCTGGAGCGTCATTTACCCCATCACCTGTCATCGCTACAACATGACCTTTACGCTGCAGAGACTTTACAATTTTCAACTTATGTTCAGGGGATACCCTTGCGTATACATAAACATCTTCAGAAACTTTATCGAGCTCTTCATCACTTAATTGGGCGAGTTCCGCACCTTCCATAACTCTTCCGCCGTCCGGCAGCATGTTTAATTTTTTTGCTATACTTGCAGCTGTAACAACGTGGTCACCTGTTATCATAACCGTTTTGATTCCAGCAGTCTGACAATCTCTTATACTCTCTTCAACCTCAGGGCGCGGTGGGTCCATCATACCTTGCAGCCCAATAAAAGTAAGGTTTCTTTCTGCAAAAGAGGCTTGCGAATAATACTCTCCCTCTTTTAACGGCCGAATCGCAACGGCAATCGTCCGGAGGGCCTGACTTCCAAGAGCGTAGATCGCTTCTTTAATTCTTTCTTTATGTGCTTGTTTCATTAATTGCTTTTTGTCGTCCCACACAATGTAATCACTTTTTTCAAGTAAAACATCTGGTGCTCCCTTTACAACGAGCATCTGATTTCCATCTGTATCTTGAACAACGACACTCATCATTTTACGTGTAGAATCAAAAGGAAACTCATGCTGATGCGTAAATTGTTCACTCAAAGACTCTTTAGTAATGCCTGCTTTATGCGCACTAACAAGTAAGGCCGTCTCAGTTGGATCACCGATTTCCAGCAGTGAACCTTTCTTTCCTTCTTCAATGGAAGCATTATTACATAGTGCCGCATATGCCAAAACCTCTGTCAGTTTATCTTCGCGTTTATTACTTTCTTGGATATTCGCTCCAACAACTTCAAAACCTTCTTCACCGACAGTCCATTGTGTGCCTTGAGACCAAACACGCGTTACAGTCATTTTATTTTGCGTAAGCGTACCCGTTTTATCAGAACAGATAACAGTTGCACAGCCTAAAGTTTCTACAGAAGGAAGCTTGCGGACAATGGCGCGCTTCCGAATCATCTTTTGTACTCCAAGTGCGAGTGCAATTGTAACGATTGCCGGGAGTCCTTCAGGAATAGCCGCAACAGCAAGTGATACCCCAGCTAAAATCATGCTATACAGATCATGTCCTTGCATCACACCCGCTAGTACAACAAGTACGGTTAAAAGTAGAGCAAGTGCGATTAAGATTTTACCAAGTTGTTCAAGCTTCATTTGAAGAGGTGTTGCAATGTTTTCCGCAGTTTGAATCAAATGTGCGATCTTGCCCATTTCTGTTTTCATACCCGTTGCAACAACGATACCTTGTCC is from Fictibacillus sp. b24 and encodes:
- the rpoZ gene encoding DNA-directed RNA polymerase subunit omega, yielding MLYPSIDSLMEKIDSKYSLVTLSSKRAREIQQYDNQQITKPVSHKFVGKALEEIQSGILTKVGETPED
- the gmk gene encoding guanylate kinase, with the translated sequence MEKERGILFVLSGPSGVGKGTVCKALREQKLDIQYSVSATTRKPREGERHGVEYFFKSKEEFLNMIENKELLEWAEYVGNYYGTPIEYVNQTLDEGKDVILEIEVQGALQVKNIFPEGVFIFLTPPSLDELRSRIVGRGTETEDLINNRMSVAKEEIELMRHYDYSVVNDEIDSACNRIKAIITTEHCRVDRVRPKYEKILGDDQ
- the remA gene encoding extracellular matrix/biofilm regulator RemA, which encodes MKLINIGYGNIVAAHRIIAVVSPESAPIKRLITVAREKNMLIDATYGRRTRAVVVTDSDHVILSAVQPETVAHRLMSVDEGSEES
- a CDS encoding calcium-translocating P-type ATPase, SERCA-type, which encodes MNWYQLPQDEIESILNSRMEEGLTKSEQERRLKLDGPNQLEEGKKQSAILMFLAQFKDFMVLVLLAATLLSGFLGEYLDAIAIILIVVMNGILGFIQERKAEKSLASLKELSAPTAQVLREGKWVSIAAKDVVTGDVIKVRSGDRVGADIRLLKTSGLQIEESALTGESVPAQKHNNLISADDLNLGDQENMAFMGTMVTRGTGQGIVVATGMKTEMGKIAHLIQTAENIATPLQMKLEQLGKILIALALLLTVLVVLAGVMQGHDLYSMILAGVSLAVAAIPEGLPAIVTIALALGVQKMIRKRAIVRKLPSVETLGCATVICSDKTGTLTQNKMTVTRVWSQGTQWTVGEEGFEVVGANIQESNKREDKLTEVLAYAALCNNASIEEGKKGSLLEIGDPTETALLVSAHKAGITKESLSEQFTHQHEFPFDSTRKMMSVVVQDTDGNQMLVVKGAPDVLLEKSDYIVWDDKKQLMKQAHKERIKEAIYALGSQALRTIAVAIRPLKEGEYYSQASFAERNLTFIGLQGMMDPPRPEVEESIRDCQTAGIKTVMITGDHVVTAASIAKKLNMLPDGGRVMEGAELAQLSDEELDKVSEDVYVYARVSPEHKLKIVKSLQRKGHVVAMTGDGVNDAPAIKSANIGIAMGVTGTDVAKEASSLVLGDDNFATIRSAIEEGRNIYENIRKFIRYLLASNVGEILVMLFAMIMGLPLPLVPIQILWVNLVTDGLPAMALGVDQAEEDVMRRKPRQAKEGVFSRGLGWKIVSRGFLIGAATILAFWVTLKENPDQLIVAQSVAFATLVMAQLIHVFDCRSERSVFHRNPFQNGYLVLAVISSILLLLVVMYVEPLQDIFHTVPLSVRQWLLVMGMASIPTFALAGFQLFKREAR